From Ignisphaera aggregans DSM 17230, the proteins below share one genomic window:
- a CDS encoding conserved hypothetical protein (COGs: COG2220 Zn-dependent hydrolase of the beta-lactamase fold~KEGG: smr:Smar_1350 hypothetical protein~SPTR: A3DP81 Putative uncharacterized protein) yields the protein MITIKWHGHACFEIISSKGIRIVIDPHDGKSLGIKPPDAQADIVLITHEHFDHNAFSVVAKPSAQVFSMYEGRTTVDDIEILGVRTYHDREKGRRRGQNMIYRVTVDGIVFLHLGDLGHELDDSYAEKLGHIDIVMIPVGGTFTIDSSGAWKTIEVIKPKIVIPMHYWIRGLNLPLRPVDDFISKKPSMWSVVKLDSNILTIDPKKIESNMIYVFNAP from the coding sequence TTGATAACAATTAAATGGCATGGTCATGCATGTTTTGAGATAATATCATCAAAAGGTATTAGAATAGTTATAGATCCACATGATGGTAAGAGCCTTGGTATAAAGCCTCCAGATGCACAAGCTGATATTGTGCTAATAACTCATGAGCATTTTGATCATAATGCATTTAGCGTTGTAGCAAAACCAAGTGCACAAGTATTCTCTATGTATGAGGGGAGGACGACTGTTGATGATATAGAGATACTTGGTGTTAGGACATATCATGATAGAGAGAAGGGGAGGAGAAGAGGACAGAATATGATATATAGAGTAACAGTTGATGGTATAGTATTTCTACATCTAGGAGATCTTGGACACGAGCTAGATGATAGCTATGCAGAAAAACTTGGACATATAGATATAGTGATGATACCTGTTGGAGGTACATTTACAATAGATTCTAGTGGTGCATGGAAAACTATAGAGGTTATTAAGCCAAAGATTGTCATACCTATGCATTACTGGATAAGAGGTTTAAATCTACCTCTAAGACCTGTAGATGATTTCATATCTAAGAAGCCATCTATGTGGAGCGTAGTTAAATTAGATAGCAATATTCTTACTATTGATCCAAAGAAAATAGAGAGTAATATGATCTATGTCTTTAATGCTCCATAA
- a CDS encoding protein of unknown function UPF0153 (InterPro IPR005358~KEGG: cma:Cmaq_1904 hypothetical protein~PFAM: protein of unknown function UPF0153~SPTR: A8MBI8 Putative uncharacterized protein~PFAM: Uncharacterised protein family (UPF0153)): MVIFNCLMRGHCCKKFWIPVTHLDLLRIMEYCGIEITRDIVSLYEAELYEDLFYPRISLGGKKYFLALASRSDGSCIFLDNGKCSIHRFKPYVCRFYPFVYVEKDGDVDIEVNENAIGECPGLILDNDSIPIDLKNTLKMYARIRIQELKLYEKVVDDWNKSEFSANGDIDYLLLYILRRAVYDKKYLESIGMWHI; the protein is encoded by the coding sequence ATGGTAATATTCAACTGTCTTATGAGAGGCCATTGCTGTAAGAAGTTTTGGATTCCTGTTACACATCTAGATCTACTTAGAATTATGGAATATTGTGGTATAGAGATAACAAGAGATATTGTATCTCTCTATGAGGCTGAATTATATGAAGATCTTTTCTATCCACGCATATCTCTAGGGGGTAAAAAATATTTTTTAGCACTTGCATCGAGAAGCGATGGTTCATGTATATTTCTTGATAATGGCAAATGTTCTATTCATAGATTTAAACCATATGTATGTAGATTTTATCCATTTGTATACGTGGAGAAAGATGGTGATGTAGATATAGAGGTAAATGAGAATGCAATAGGCGAGTGTCCAGGGCTAATACTAGATAACGATAGTATTCCAATAGATCTAAAGAATACATTAAAGATGTATGCAAGGATAAGAATCCAAGAGTTAAAACTCTATGAGAAAGTCGTTGATGATTGGAATAAGTCAGAATTCTCAGCTAATGGTGATATAGATTATCTTCTTCTATACATATTAAGGAGAGCTGTATATGATAAAAAATATTTAGAGTCTATAGGCATGTGGCACATCTAA
- a CDS encoding Protein of unknown function UPF0147 (COGs: COG1698 conserved hypothetical protein~InterPro IPR005354~KEGG: hbu:Hbut_1631 hypothetical protein~PFAM: Protein of unknown function UPF0147~SPTR: A2BN84 Conserved archaeal protein~PFAM: Uncharacterised protein family (UPF0147)): MENQGVSQQGDVTKRRFESKAMQYDNEAKIKQALLVLSRVMNDPSIPRNIRRAAMFAIRALNEKGLSPGVRAANAVGILDEVSQDPNMPLHARTLLWSAITILETVKD, translated from the coding sequence ATGGAGAACCAGGGTGTTTCGCAACAAGGCGATGTTACTAAAAGACGATTTGAGTCTAAGGCTATGCAATACGATAATGAGGCAAAGATTAAACAGGCATTGCTAGTTCTATCTAGAGTTATGAATGATCCATCTATTCCTAGAAATATAAGAAGAGCTGCTATGTTTGCTATAAGAGCATTGAATGAAAAAGGGCTATCACCTGGTGTAAGAGCTGCAAATGCTGTAGGGATTCTTGATGAGGTTAGTCAAGACCCTAATATGCCTCTACATGCAAGAACATTACTATGGTCTGCTATAACAATTCTTGAAACTGTAAAGGATTGA
- a CDS encoding Histone methylation DOT1 family protein (InterPro IPR013110~KEGG: hbu:Hbut_0041 rRNA methylase family protein~PFAM: Histone methylation DOT1 family protein~SPTR: A2BIV8 Predicted rRNA methylase family protein~PFAM: Putative RNA methylase family UPF0020), whose amino-acid sequence MLGFWSYEEVLGVTSSYYEGARVPWVPTREELLDIIMRLANIRPDDIFYDLGCGDGRIVVKAAKEGVKKAVCVEINPSLIEKAKEYARNENVIDRIEFVNMDFFKAPISDATVMYMYLLTSVNKALRPKLEAELKDGTRVVTLDFEIPGWKPIQVVEISLPMRTAKLYLYVKGISNR is encoded by the coding sequence ATGCTAGGTTTTTGGAGCTATGAAGAGGTGCTTGGAGTGACATCGAGTTATTATGAAGGTGCTCGAGTGCCATGGGTACCGACTAGAGAGGAGCTACTAGATATAATTATGAGGTTAGCCAATATTCGTCCAGATGATATATTTTATGATCTAGGCTGTGGAGATGGAAGAATAGTGGTGAAAGCTGCTAAAGAGGGTGTTAAGAAGGCTGTTTGTGTAGAGATTAATCCTAGCTTGATAGAGAAGGCTAAGGAGTATGCAAGAAATGAGAATGTTATCGATAGGATAGAGTTTGTCAATATGGATTTCTTTAAAGCTCCTATAAGTGATGCAACAGTTATGTATATGTATCTACTAACCTCTGTAAACAAGGCTTTGAGACCAAAGCTTGAGGCAGAGCTTAAGGATGGTACAAGAGTTGTAACACTAGATTTTGAGATACCTGGATGGAAGCCTATTCAAGTTGTAGAAATTTCACTGCCTATGAGAACAGCAAAACTATATCTATATGTCAAGGGAATAAGCAATAGATAG
- a CDS encoding protein of unknown function DUF402 (InterPro IPR007295~KEGG: hbu:Hbut_1628 hypothetical protein~PFAM: protein of unknown function DUF402~SPTR: A2BN82 RNA-binding protein AU-1~PFAM: Ribonuclease E/G family; Protein of unknown function (DUF402)), which yields MNYRVRGPYATALARIVLESGHELVDVSRQLSERFGIPQKTEVAPQATIKPSDEDPNTIIIVGYKDAVEEMLYELLSRIPFIYHEYRELGPYTTVIARVKGYEENECIVEIPGGEAILQSYKGCNTGETIIAHVVKPASSLNTRAVLLPGAAILKDTLVLLDDGLGKVYFSEHVKDFNRRASLQTIANQATRYGYSVRWRSSARSVPLEKALQDVEEAISSIEKIKKTRYKEPMILVHGEAIAFIRLTRLSKEYLDEMRRKIIPTTPYHHMLKTCDVSEDVVDLLDRMTKYIDREILERAVKYYAMERLIGRTITIEHVKPSGKKIKIGPLDVVNVIETELGEFLVCRRVIQSNGVYDGINVEKKSGDIAITLIPLNNWFIIHRYLDQSGREKGIYININTPPEICYNTYTIRYLDLLADIAIVGNNMRIIDLDELEKASNQGAIDQDLVYMAHETIKNIAMSIEAIRRVLERAPP from the coding sequence ATGAACTATAGAGTTAGAGGTCCATACGCAACAGCTTTAGCAAGAATAGTATTGGAATCTGGACACGAACTTGTAGATGTATCTAGACAGCTATCAGAAAGATTTGGAATACCACAGAAAACCGAGGTAGCACCACAAGCAACTATAAAGCCTAGTGATGAAGATCCAAATACTATAATAATCGTAGGATATAAGGATGCTGTAGAGGAAATGCTATATGAACTATTATCTAGAATACCATTTATATACCATGAATATAGGGAACTAGGTCCATATACAACTGTTATAGCTAGAGTAAAAGGTTATGAAGAGAATGAGTGTATTGTAGAGATACCTGGCGGAGAAGCAATACTTCAGAGCTATAAGGGATGCAACACTGGTGAAACTATAATTGCACATGTAGTTAAACCTGCTTCAAGCCTAAATACAAGAGCAGTATTACTACCCGGTGCAGCTATACTAAAGGATACACTTGTACTACTAGATGATGGGCTTGGGAAAGTCTATTTCAGTGAACATGTAAAGGATTTTAATAGAAGAGCATCACTACAAACAATAGCAAATCAAGCTACAAGATATGGATATAGTGTTAGATGGAGAAGCTCTGCAAGATCTGTTCCCCTAGAGAAAGCTCTACAAGATGTAGAAGAAGCTATTAGTAGTATTGAAAAGATTAAGAAGACTAGATATAAAGAGCCTATGATCCTTGTACATGGAGAGGCAATAGCATTCATAAGATTAACTAGATTATCTAAGGAGTATCTTGACGAGATGAGGAGGAAGATCATTCCAACAACACCATATCACCATATGTTAAAGACCTGTGATGTAAGTGAGGATGTTGTAGATCTATTGGATAGAATGACAAAATATATAGATAGAGAGATTCTAGAGAGAGCAGTAAAATACTATGCAATGGAGAGACTCATAGGTAGAACAATAACTATAGAACATGTAAAACCCAGTGGAAAGAAGATTAAGATAGGACCACTAGATGTTGTCAACGTTATAGAGACAGAGCTAGGAGAGTTTCTTGTGTGTAGAAGGGTTATACAAAGTAATGGTGTATACGATGGTATTAATGTTGAGAAGAAGAGTGGAGATATAGCAATAACGTTGATACCCCTAAACAACTGGTTTATAATACATAGATATCTAGATCAGAGCGGAAGAGAGAAAGGTATATACATAAATATCAATACCCCTCCAGAGATATGCTATAACACATATACAATAAGATATCTAGATCTATTAGCAGATATCGCTATAGTAGGAAACAATATGAGGATAATCGATCTAGATGAACTTGAAAAAGCTAGTAACCAGGGAGCTATAGATCAGGATCTAGTGTATATGGCTCATGAAACAATAAAAAATATAGCAATGTCTATAGAAGCTATTCGGAGAGTTCTTGAGAGAGCTCCTCCTTAA